Proteins from one Deinococcus radiopugnans ATCC 19172 genomic window:
- a CDS encoding uridine kinase, producing MKLLGGLAARLDTQPAHPVLRVAVDGVDGAGKSTFADELAASLRELGREVIRVSADDFHHPRAMRYRLGRDSPAGFYRDSYDHAGLRRTLLDPLGPGGSLRYRTAILDVISDQPLFEPEQIARPGSLLIVDGLFLHRPELRGLWDDSIFLRVDFAVSVPRGAARGPGFGSPDPEAESNRRYIGGNRLYFRETQPEKWAGVVVDNNDLKAPFIVCDAAGS from the coding sequence TTGAAGCTGCTGGGAGGGTTGGCCGCGAGGCTGGACACTCAGCCGGCCCACCCCGTTCTGCGTGTCGCCGTGGATGGGGTGGATGGTGCGGGCAAGTCCACGTTCGCCGACGAGCTGGCCGCCTCCCTGCGCGAACTGGGCCGCGAGGTCATCCGCGTCAGCGCCGACGACTTTCATCACCCCCGCGCCATGCGCTACCGGCTGGGTCGGGATTCGCCCGCAGGCTTCTACCGCGACTCCTACGACCATGCGGGGCTGAGGCGGACGCTGTTGGACCCGCTGGGGCCGGGCGGCTCACTGCGGTACCGCACGGCAATCTTGGATGTGATCTCGGATCAGCCGCTCTTTGAACCGGAACAGATCGCCCGGCCCGGCAGCCTCCTGATCGTGGACGGGCTGTTCCTGCACCGTCCCGAATTGCGTGGCCTGTGGGATGATTCTATCTTTCTGCGCGTCGATTTTGCCGTCTCGGTGCCACGCGGCGCGGCGCGCGGCCCCGGCTTCGGCTCACCCGATCCGGAGGCCGAGAGCAATCGCCGCTACATCGGCGGGAATCGGCTGTATTTCCGCGAGACTCAGCCGGAAAAGTGGGCGGGAGTGGTGGTGGACAACAACGATCTGAAGGCCCCGTTTATCGTCTGCGATGCAGCCGGAAGCTGA
- the aroA gene encoding 3-phosphoshikimate 1-carboxyvinyltransferase, which translates to MSPDGLPEAFDVLVHPARGLSGELRAQPSKNYTTRYLLAAALAGGETRVVGVATSEDAGAMLRCLEAWGAGVSLVGEDAVIRGFGASPRAGVTLNPGNAGAVARFLMGVAALTTDTTLITDYPDSLGKRPQADLLEALERLGARVNSHGGRLPVTISGPVQGGMVEVSAERSSQYASALIFLGPLLPRGLDLRLTGQIKSHAPLRQTLDTLGAFGVSYSASEDLSRVSIPGGQTYRAGRVAVPGDYPGSAAILAAAALLLGEVRLDNLREHDLQGEREAVAVLRDMGADIVREGDTLIVHGGQPLCAVTRDGDGFTDAVQALTAAAALAQGTTTWENVSTLRLKECDRISDTRRELQRLGIGAEETADSLSVTGAARIAGGVTADGHGDHRMIMLLTLLGLKADAPIRITGAHHIRKSYPLFFRHLETLGARFDYLPTDTP; encoded by the coding sequence ATGAGTCCCGACGGCCTGCCCGAAGCGTTCGATGTCCTGGTTCACCCGGCCCGTGGCCTGAGTGGCGAGCTGCGCGCCCAGCCCAGCAAGAACTACACCACCCGCTACCTGCTGGCGGCGGCGCTGGCCGGGGGCGAGACCCGCGTGGTGGGCGTCGCCACCAGCGAGGACGCCGGGGCCATGCTGCGCTGCCTGGAAGCCTGGGGCGCGGGCGTGAGTCTGGTGGGGGAGGACGCGGTGATCCGGGGTTTTGGCGCGTCCCCCCGTGCGGGCGTGACCCTGAACCCCGGCAACGCGGGCGCGGTGGCGCGCTTTCTGATGGGCGTGGCGGCGCTGACCACAGACACCACCCTCATCACCGATTACCCAGATTCGTTGGGCAAACGGCCTCAGGCGGACCTGCTGGAGGCCCTGGAACGCCTGGGCGCCCGCGTGAACAGCCACGGTGGACGCCTGCCCGTGACCATCAGTGGGCCGGTTCAGGGCGGCATGGTGGAGGTCAGTGCCGAGCGGTCCAGCCAGTACGCCAGCGCCCTGATCTTCCTGGGGCCGTTGCTGCCCCGTGGTCTGGACCTGCGCCTGACCGGGCAGATCAAGAGCCACGCCCCGCTGCGCCAGACCCTGGACACACTGGGCGCCTTTGGCGTGAGTTACAGCGCCAGCGAGGACCTCAGCCGCGTTTCCATTCCTGGCGGGCAGACGTACCGGGCCGGACGTGTCGCTGTCCCTGGCGACTACCCCGGCTCGGCGGCGATTCTGGCAGCGGCGGCCTTGCTGCTCGGCGAGGTCCGCCTGGACAACCTGCGAGAACACGATCTTCAGGGCGAGCGCGAGGCGGTGGCCGTGCTGCGCGACATGGGCGCAGACATCGTGCGGGAGGGGGACACACTGATCGTGCATGGGGGCCAGCCGCTCTGCGCCGTGACCCGCGACGGGGACGGCTTTACCGACGCGGTGCAGGCCCTGACGGCCGCCGCCGCCCTGGCGCAGGGCACCACCACCTGGGAAAACGTGTCCACGCTGCGGCTCAAGGAGTGTGACCGTATCAGCGACACCCGGCGCGAATTGCAGCGGCTGGGGATCGGCGCAGAAGAGACGGCGGACAGCCTGAGCGTCACCGGAGCCGCCCGCATTGCCGGGGGCGTCACCGCCGACGGGCACGGCGATCACCGCATGATCATGCTGCTGACCCTGCTGGGGTTGAAAGCCGACGCGCCCATCCGCATCACCGGCGCGCACCACATTCGCAAGAGTTACCCGCTGTTCTTTCGCCACCTCGAAACGCTGGGGGCACGGTTCGACTACCTGCCCACCGACACGCCTTAA
- a CDS encoding DMT family transporter, translated as MTLEPRRAPFLLLAVAAGTLLPMQFAVNSALAGELKSVTLTAALSYLVGAVTLGLVLAGLRVPGAWTAAGAAPRWVWLGGVVGSAYVVGSVVLTRLLGAALATSLVIAAQVLTALALDHFGALGLPRRRLNRARSLAALLVLSALALRLWGLQPGGPA; from the coding sequence ATGACCCTTGAACCCAGACGTGCCCCCTTTCTGCTGCTGGCGGTGGCGGCAGGAACTTTGTTGCCGATGCAGTTTGCCGTGAACAGCGCACTGGCGGGTGAATTGAAGTCGGTGACGCTGACGGCGGCCCTGTCCTATCTGGTGGGAGCCGTGACGCTGGGCCTTGTGCTGGCCGGGCTGCGGGTGCCGGGTGCGTGGACCGCGGCGGGGGCGGCCCCGCGCTGGGTGTGGCTGGGCGGCGTCGTCGGCAGCGCCTACGTGGTGGGCAGCGTGGTGCTGACCCGGCTGCTGGGGGCGGCCCTGGCCACCAGCCTGGTGATTGCCGCGCAGGTCCTGACCGCACTGGCGCTGGACCACTTCGGGGCGCTGGGTCTGCCGCGCCGACGCCTGAACCGGGCGCGCAGCCTGGCCGCGCTGCTGGTGCTCTCGGCGCTGGCACTGCGGCTGTGGGGACTGCAGCCGGGAGGACCGGCATGA
- a CDS encoding toxic anion resistance protein: MTDGKPGPLTPPESSLSAPEAVKNVAPVDAPEMVPLSPEDRARLDGMARAFAVDVLNAGAHTPEFKRKLDAVHDLGLPEQRAAAQTSNRMLDRPLRATRSGALAEGSEILNSLTDLRRTVEDLDPSRAPTPRRLFGILPGARKVQNAMDKYQSAQSHLNGILESLYRGQDELRRDNATIETEKLHLWETMQKLRQYAHVGKAVDTALTERLSELAQTDPEKARMVSEELLFAVRQRVTDLLTQLAVSIQGYLALDLVRRNNLELIKGVDRATTTTVSALKTALMVSQALGTQGAVLGQITAINDTTGKMIGSTASLLKQQSTEIQRQAGSATVDPQIIQGAFRDVYGALDAISAYRQQALERFTETMQVLDKEVAQAQTYLDRERQQVAREVAQDLNVTREGELKL, encoded by the coding sequence ATGACCGATGGCAAGCCCGGCCCGCTGACCCCGCCCGAATCCTCCCTGAGCGCGCCGGAGGCCGTCAAGAACGTGGCCCCAGTGGACGCTCCCGAAATGGTGCCGCTCTCGCCCGAGGACCGCGCGCGCCTGGACGGCATGGCCCGTGCGTTCGCGGTGGACGTGCTGAACGCCGGGGCACACACCCCCGAGTTCAAGCGCAAACTGGACGCCGTGCATGATCTGGGCCTGCCTGAACAGCGTGCGGCGGCGCAGACCAGCAACCGCATGCTGGACCGCCCCCTGCGCGCCACCCGCAGCGGCGCCCTGGCCGAGGGCAGCGAGATCCTGAACAGCCTGACGGACCTGCGCCGCACGGTGGAAGACCTGGACCCCAGCCGCGCCCCTACGCCCCGGCGCCTGTTCGGCATCCTGCCGGGGGCCAGGAAGGTGCAGAACGCGATGGACAAGTACCAGAGCGCCCAGTCGCACCTGAACGGCATCCTCGAATCGCTGTACCGCGGTCAGGACGAACTGCGGCGCGACAACGCCACCATCGAGACCGAGAAGCTGCACCTGTGGGAGACCATGCAGAAGCTGCGGCAGTACGCCCATGTCGGCAAGGCGGTGGACACGGCCCTGACCGAGCGCCTGTCCGAACTGGCCCAGACCGATCCCGAAAAGGCCCGCATGGTCAGCGAGGAACTGCTGTTCGCGGTGCGCCAGCGCGTCACGGACCTGCTCACGCAACTGGCGGTCAGCATTCAGGGCTACCTGGCCCTCGATCTGGTGCGGCGCAACAACCTGGAGCTGATCAAGGGGGTGGACCGCGCCACCACCACCACCGTCAGCGCCCTCAAGACCGCGCTGATGGTCTCGCAGGCGCTGGGCACGCAGGGCGCCGTTCTCGGGCAGATCACCGCCATCAACGACACCACCGGCAAGATGATCGGCTCCACCGCCAGCCTCCTGAAGCAGCAGTCCACCGAGATTCAGCGGCAGGCGGGCAGCGCCACGGTGGACCCGCAGATTATCCAGGGGGCCTTCCGCGACGTGTACGGCGCGCTGGACGCCATCAGCGCCTACCGCCAGCAGGCGCTGGAGCGCTTCACCGAGACCATGCAGGTGCTGGACAAGGAGGTGGCCCAGGCCCAGACCTATCTGGACCGCGAACGCCAGCAGGTGGCCCGCGAGGTGGCCCAGGACCTGAACGTGACCAGAGAGGGTGAGTTGAAGCTCTGA
- a CDS encoding 3-oxoacyl-ACP synthase III family protein, which yields MNQPLGLHVRSTAQALPARVVPTAEAAALCGVAPEVAVKRTGVHERRWLSGDETALTLGAQAAREAVAAAGLDLAQIDTLLNASGSQLQPIPDGAALLARELGLRGAATYSLHGTCLSFLLALNHAALLIGAGQARHVLIISSEAGSPGLNVRQPESALLIGDGAAAVVVGPAEREGQGVHAMRVATYPEGADHTRIRGGGSLLTPRHPDAVPDDFTFDMHGLSVLRLASQVVPDFLEGLRPGLSTGLPGIDRVVPHQASAAGLDLMRRYGWPAERTEVTLTHLGNVIAASLPLTLHQARSSGRVKAGDTLLLVGTGAGLIAGGMILRL from the coding sequence ATGAATCAGCCGCTTGGTCTGCACGTTCGGTCCACCGCCCAGGCCCTGCCCGCCCGCGTCGTGCCCACCGCCGAGGCCGCCGCGCTGTGCGGCGTGGCGCCGGAGGTGGCCGTCAAGCGCACCGGGGTCCACGAGCGCCGCTGGCTGTCCGGCGACGAAACGGCCCTGACCTTGGGCGCCCAGGCCGCGCGCGAGGCCGTAGCGGCGGCGGGGCTGGACCTCGCCCAGATCGATACCCTGCTGAACGCCAGCGGCAGCCAGTTGCAGCCCATTCCCGACGGCGCGGCGCTGCTGGCCCGCGAGCTAGGCCTGCGCGGCGCGGCCACCTACAGCCTGCACGGCACCTGCCTGAGCTTTCTGCTGGCGCTGAACCACGCCGCCCTGCTGATCGGCGCGGGGCAGGCGCGGCACGTGCTGATCATCAGCAGCGAGGCGGGCAGCCCCGGCCTCAATGTCAGGCAGCCGGAAAGCGCGCTGCTGATCGGGGACGGCGCGGCGGCGGTGGTCGTCGGCCCCGCTGAACGGGAGGGGCAGGGCGTCCACGCCATGCGCGTCGCCACCTACCCGGAAGGCGCGGACCACACCCGTATTCGCGGCGGCGGCTCGCTGCTGACCCCCCGTCACCCGGACGCCGTGCCGGACGACTTTACCTTCGACATGCACGGCCTGTCGGTGCTGAGGCTGGCCTCGCAGGTGGTGCCCGACTTTCTGGAAGGGCTGCGCCCCGGCCTCAGCACCGGCCTGCCGGGCATTGACCGCGTCGTTCCCCATCAGGCCAGCGCGGCGGGCCTGGACCTGATGCGCCGCTATGGCTGGCCCGCCGAGCGCACCGAGGTGACGCTGACCCACCTGGGCAACGTGATCGCCGCCAGTCTGCCGCTGACGCTGCATCAGGCGCGGTCATCCGGGCGGGTGAAGGCGGGCGACACGCTGCTGCTCGTCGGCACCGGGGCGGGACTGATCGCGGGCGGCATGATCCTGCGGCTGTAG
- a CDS encoding MarR family winged helix-turn-helix transcriptional regulator — MKNAPTAALLTRIERDWRTARPDLNPEPMLTVIAVQRTSGLLQAELEAFFAGHGLSPAAFDVLATLRRSAPPEGLTLGELAALMAVTPPAVTKRVDALNVRGLLDRLPDAADRRAIRARLTAAGREVVDALLPQHLTHEERLLAGLSAGERQTLRTLLGRIRAD, encoded by the coding sequence ATGAAAAACGCCCCCACCGCCGCGCTGCTGACACGCATCGAACGCGACTGGCGCACGGCCCGGCCCGATCTGAATCCGGAGCCGATGCTGACCGTGATCGCCGTGCAGCGGACCTCCGGCCTGCTTCAGGCCGAGCTGGAGGCTTTTTTTGCCGGGCATGGCCTGAGCCCCGCGGCTTTCGACGTGCTGGCCACCCTGCGCCGCTCGGCCCCGCCCGAGGGCCTGACGCTGGGTGAGCTGGCCGCCCTGATGGCCGTCACGCCGCCCGCCGTGACCAAACGGGTGGACGCCCTGAACGTTCGGGGCCTTCTGGACCGCCTGCCCGACGCGGCAGACCGCCGGGCCATCCGCGCCCGCCTGACGGCAGCGGGGCGCGAAGTGGTAGACGCCCTGTTGCCCCAACATCTGACCCACGAGGAACGCCTTCTGGCGGGCCTGAGTGCCGGGGAGCGTCAGACCCTCAGAACCCTGCTGGGGCGGATTCGGGCAGACTGA
- a CDS encoding phosphotransferase family protein codes for MQPEAEARSVLGPSARLLSVGATCEVYTAVGRVLRLARSPEARLHAQAGVMRALSATGVPVPEVLDVGWLPSGRAFTLETLVTGDDAGPSAAGWADLGRALGVLHALPHAGFGLLEDRAVGFQGAASTSVDGLRTRLQGWPLNGGELFAQPLLRHAPDLATPLRALEAELWRVAGTPATLPSALCHTDLHAGQIRWQAGRLRALLDFGDAAVGPPAWDVASVAYFHGWSAAARVAEAAALACDRDAALFGLLLALHRAGRAAEQGGPARLDEAVAFARGCVRRLA; via the coding sequence ATGCAGCCGGAAGCTGAGGCGCGCTCCGTCCTGGGGCCATCGGCACGGTTGCTGTCGGTGGGAGCGACCTGCGAGGTTTATACGGCTGTCGGGCGGGTGCTGCGGCTGGCGCGGAGTCCGGAAGCGCGGCTTCACGCTCAGGCGGGAGTCATGCGGGCGCTGTCTGCCACTGGCGTGCCGGTGCCGGAAGTGCTGGACGTCGGCTGGCTGCCGTCTGGCCGGGCTTTCACTCTGGAAACCCTGGTGACTGGCGATGACGCGGGACCATCGGCGGCAGGCTGGGCGGACCTCGGCCGCGCTTTGGGCGTGCTGCACGCTCTGCCTCATGCTGGATTTGGTCTTCTGGAAGATCGGGCGGTGGGGTTTCAGGGCGCGGCCTCTACGTCAGTCGATGGCCTGCGCACCCGTCTGCAGGGGTGGCCGTTGAACGGGGGCGAACTGTTTGCCCAACCGCTGCTGCGGCACGCGCCGGACCTCGCCACGCCGCTGCGGGCGCTGGAGGCCGAGCTGTGGCGGGTGGCTGGAACACCTGCCACCCTCCCTTCCGCCCTGTGCCACACCGATCTGCACGCCGGACAGATTCGCTGGCAGGCCGGGCGATTGAGGGCGTTGCTGGATTTCGGGGACGCCGCCGTCGGCCCGCCTGCGTGGGATGTGGCCAGCGTGGCCTATTTTCACGGCTGGAGCGCGGCGGCGCGCGTGGCCGAGGCGGCGGCGCTGGCGTGTGACCGCGACGCGGCCCTGTTCGGCCTGCTGCTGGCCCTTCACCGGGCGGGCCGCGCTGCCGAACAGGGCGGCCCGGCGCGGCTGGACGAGGCTGTCGCCTTCGCGCGGGGCTGCGTGCGCCGCCTGGCGTAA
- a CDS encoding DMT family transporter, whose product MSLAALLSTVGAGIGLSAGLAFNLRLAAVLASPLAATLVNFGVGAGLLFSLWALGLDGARPTAWPALWTLTGGLLGVTYVSLTLTVGARLGAGASTVAVTLGQVLGAAVITGLGWLGQTAQAPTATGLLSAALLLGAVGLLAADRERGRG is encoded by the coding sequence ATGAGTCTGGCGGCCCTGCTGTCCACGGTGGGCGCGGGTATTGGCCTGTCGGCGGGACTGGCCTTCAACCTGCGGCTGGCCGCCGTCCTGGCGTCGCCGCTGGCCGCCACACTGGTCAACTTCGGGGTGGGGGCAGGGCTGCTGTTCTCGCTCTGGGCGCTGGGGCTGGACGGTGCGCGGCCCACGGCCTGGCCAGCACTGTGGACCCTGACGGGCGGCCTGCTGGGCGTCACCTACGTCAGCCTGACCCTGACGGTGGGCGCGCGGCTGGGGGCCGGGGCCAGCACGGTGGCGGTCACGCTGGGGCAGGTGCTGGGGGCCGCCGTCATCACCGGCCTGGGCTGGCTGGGACAGACCGCGCAGGCGCCCACCGCGACGGGCCTGCTGAGCGCGGCGCTGCTGCTGGGCGCGGTGGGCCTGCTGGCCGCGGACCGGGAACGGGGGCGAGGATGA
- a CDS encoding PQQ-dependent sugar dehydrogenase, translated as MKRLLLIGTLALACAGCAQTGGDAAKPPLETSGLTVPAGFKVTPFAEGFQKPRMMVVADNGDVLLSDTSAGKVYVLPDRDKNGEADGKELFASGLNQPHGLAIHGGYLYVANTDSVVRFPFKAGDLKATGAAEKLVDLPSGGGHSTRTVEFGPDGKMYVSAGSSCNVCEESDPKRAAIWVYDADGKNGKQYASGLRNAVGIEWFDGQLYSTNNGRDQLGDDIPPEGFYKVNSGDFFGWPYCYTTKAGEPQVWDKDFGKKSASVCQDATPAFALTTAHSAPLGLAFYTGKTFPQNYAGQMFVALHGSWNRSEKSGYKVITVDPKSGKVADFLTGFLKNDKASGRPVDPVVAADGAMLLSDDGAGKVWRIQYVGQ; from the coding sequence ATGAAGAGACTGCTGCTGATCGGCACCCTGGCCCTGGCCTGCGCGGGTTGCGCCCAGACGGGCGGGGACGCGGCGAAGCCACCGCTCGAAACCTCTGGCCTGACCGTTCCGGCGGGCTTCAAGGTCACGCCTTTCGCCGAGGGCTTCCAGAAACCGCGCATGATGGTGGTGGCCGACAATGGCGACGTGCTGCTCAGCGACACCTCGGCGGGCAAGGTCTACGTGCTGCCGGACCGCGACAAGAATGGGGAGGCCGACGGCAAGGAACTGTTCGCCAGTGGCCTGAACCAGCCGCACGGCCTCGCCATCCACGGCGGTTACCTGTACGTTGCCAACACCGACAGTGTGGTGCGCTTCCCGTTCAAGGCGGGTGACCTGAAAGCGACTGGGGCGGCGGAAAAACTCGTCGATCTGCCCAGTGGCGGCGGCCACTCCACCCGCACCGTCGAGTTCGGTCCGGACGGGAAAATGTATGTGTCTGCCGGAAGCTCGTGCAACGTCTGCGAGGAGAGTGATCCGAAGCGCGCCGCCATCTGGGTGTACGATGCCGACGGCAAAAACGGCAAGCAGTACGCCAGCGGCCTGCGCAACGCTGTGGGCATCGAGTGGTTTGACGGTCAGCTGTATTCCACCAACAACGGACGCGACCAGCTGGGGGACGACATTCCGCCGGAGGGCTTCTACAAGGTGAACAGCGGGGATTTCTTCGGCTGGCCGTATTGCTACACCACCAAGGCCGGGGAACCCCAGGTCTGGGACAAGGACTTCGGCAAGAAGAGCGCCTCCGTGTGCCAGGACGCCACCCCCGCCTTCGCCCTGACCACCGCGCACTCCGCGCCGCTGGGGCTGGCCTTTTACACCGGCAAGACCTTTCCGCAGAACTACGCCGGTCAGATGTTCGTGGCGCTGCACGGCAGTTGGAACCGCAGCGAGAAGAGCGGCTACAAGGTCATCACCGTCGATCCCAAATCCGGCAAGGTGGCCGACTTCCTGACCGGTTTTCTAAAAAACGACAAGGCCAGCGGGCGCCCGGTGGATCCGGTGGTGGCCGCTGACGGCGCGATGCTGCTGAGCGACGACGGCGCGGGCAAGGTCTGGCGCATCCAGTACGTGGGCCAGTAG